The following nucleotide sequence is from Barnesiella viscericola DSM 18177.
TTCAGCTGGAACTCCTCCTCGCCCTTCTTGTCCTTCACCCGCACCAACCGGGTGACAATCTTCTCGTAGAGCCCCGTGAACCAAATCATAATCGTCACGTTGATGACGTTGAACACCGTGTGGAACATCGACAACCCAAACGACACCGAGAACTGCATTGCCTCGAAATGAGCTTTCTGCTGCTCGAAATCAGGCGTATGCAGGGTCCCCCCGTTATTCAGGGCGTTGATGAGCGAAGGGTTTGTCTGCTCGTTGGCCGATACGAAAGCCATCAAATCGTTGGGGTTCCCCACGCCCAGCGAGGTACATATCCACACGATAAAACGAATAAAAGGGTAGTACAGTATCAAGGTCCATATCGACCCCAGCACGTTGAACAACAGGTGTCCCATCGCGGCCCGCTTGGCCGACACATTGGCACTGATCGAAGCCAACAGCGGGGTTATCGTGGTACCGATGTTACTCCCCAGGATCAGCGCCGCGGCAATGTCGAAGGTTATCCACCCCTTGCTGCACATGATGAGCGAGATGGCCAGCGTCGCACTCGACGCCTGCACGATCATGGTCACGATGGCACCTACGGCGCAGAATATCAAGATGGAGAGGAATCCCATCTGGGTGTAGGAGGTGAGAAACTCAAATATCTCGGGATTGCTTTTCAGGTCGGGGACCGAGTGATTGAGGTAGTCGAGCCCCATGAAGAGGAAGGAGAAACCGATGAGGAACTCGCCCCACGACTTGTGGGTGCTGTTCCTCGAAAAGAGGAGCGGAGTGCCCAAACCGATCAACGGGAGGGCAAACAGGGTGATGTTGACCTTGAAGCCAAAGATGGAGATAATCCAGGCCGTAACGGTAGTTCCCACGTTGGCACCCATAATCACCGCCATCGACTGCCCCAGGGTCATCAGACCCGCGTTGACGAAGCTCACTACCATCACCGTCGATGCCGACGAGCTCTGTATCAGTGCCGTAATCAATATACCGGTAAACATTCCTGAAAACCGATTCTTTGTCATTACAGCCAGGATATTGCGCAGTCTGTCGCCTGCCACCTTCTGCAATCCTTCGCTCATGACCTTCATTCCATACAGGAACAAGCCCACCGACCCGATCAGGGTCAGGAAGTCCAGAAATGTGTACTCCATAAAAGTTTCTTAAATAGTTGTTTTATTATCCTCTTTGTGGTATATTTAACACTCAATCTTGCATCTGGAAAAGCATTCCTTTGCAAATTTATACAAATAAAAAGACTTGCACAGAGATAAGATTGTTGTTTTGTTTTTATTAACAATATGTGAAACCCTCGTCCATACTTTATAATCACAATGGAAAGAGAAAAATTTGACATTTTTTGTGTCAACACGGGCAAGAGCCTGCGCATAGACGGCGGTGAAACTCTGCTCGAAATCTACGAAATGGCAAAACCCCAACTGGCTCATCGCCCCCTATGTGCCTATGTAAACAACAAGACCGAAGAGTTGCGGTACCGGGTGTACGGTCCCAAAGACATCGAGTTTCTCGACATCACCCACCCCTCGGGCATGCGCACCTACGTGCGTTCGCTCTGCTTTGTCATGTACAAGGCCATCAGCGACATTGTGCCGGGCACCCGGCTGCGCATCGAGCACTCCCTGTCGCACGGCTACTACTGCCTGCTCGACAACCCCGAAGCGCTCAAACCCGAGGTAATTGCCCGAATCAAGGAGCGCATGGCACAGATTATCGCGGCCGATATCCCCTTCAAGAAAATCGAATGCCACACGGCCGACGCCATCGAGACCTTCCGGCAGCAGAGCATGTTCGACAAAATCGAGCTGCTGCAATCGACCCACCAGCTCTACACGCAATACCACACCCTCGACGGACTGGCCGACTCGTATTACAGCTGGCTCACCCCCTCGACGGGCTATTTGCAGGGATTCGACCTGATGAAATACAACGGCGGGGTGTTGCTGGTGCCCCCTACTCCCGACGACCCTACGAAACCGGCACCCATCGAACCGCAGGAGAAGATGCTGAACGCCTTCAAGGAGTACCTCACCTTCAACCATATCATCGGGTTGAGCAACATCGGCGACCTCAACAAAGCGGTCGAGAGCCGACGGGCAACCGACCTCATCAAGGTGGCCGAAGCGCTGCACGAGAAGAAAATCAGCAAGATTGCCGACGACATTACCCGCCGATACCATGAGGAGGGTACCCGCATCGTACTCATTTCGGGACCCTCATCGTCGGGCAAAACCACCTTCTCGAAACGGCTCTCGATTCAGCTCATGACCAACCTGCTCAAACCGGTGGCCATCTCGCTCGACAACTACTTTGTCAACCGCGAGGACACGCCGCGCGACGAGACGGGCGACTATGACTACGAGTCGCTCTATGCCCTCGACCTCGACCTCTTCAACAAGGACCTCAACCGACTGTTGCAGGGCGAGACGGTGCCGATGCCTACCTACAACTTCGAGACCGGCAGCCGCGAATACAGGGGCAACACCCTGAAACTCGACGAGGGGGCGGTGCTCATTCTCGAAGGGATACACGGGTTGAATCCCGAACTGACGCCCCAAATCAAGCCGCATCAGAAATACCGCATCTACGTCTCGGCCCTCACCACTATCTCGATCGACGACCACAACTGGATACCGACGGCCGACAACCGACTGCTGCGCCGCATCATTCGCGACTACAAATACCGCGGAGCCTCGGCTCAAAGTACCATTGCCCGCTGGGGCAGCGTGCGGCGGGGCGAAGAGAAGTGGATATTCCCCTACCAGGAGAATGCCGACGCCATGTTCAACTCGTCGCTCCTCTTCGAGCTGGCCGTGATGAAAGACTACGCACAGCCCATACTCAGCGCCGTGCCACACGACTGCCACGAGTATGCCGAGGCGCACCGTCTGCTCCGGTTCCTGGGCTATTTCCTATCGATCAACCAGCGTGAGATTCCGCCCACATCGCTCCTGCGCGAGTTCCTGGGCGGCAGCAGTTTCAAATATTGATCTACATAAAAGCCAGCGGGGCTGCTCTCCTGACAGAGAGCAGCCCCGCTGATTATATCCAGTCGTCCCAAGCGGGGCGAATTATTTTTCGCGTTCGATGGTATAGTCGAGGATAGCGATGAGCGCATCGAGAGTCTCGGAAGCCGGAAATCCTTCGAGCAGGGCGACTGCCTCGTTGCGTATCCGCCTCATCGTCTCATAGGCATACTCGATGCCCCCTTCGTGTTTGGCATACTCGATGAGCGTGTGCACGCTCTCGGCCGACAAATGCTCTTCGGAGAGCAACGCCCGCATCTGTTCATTCTCAGCACCCGTACCATGCGTGATGGCATAGATGAGCGGCAGCGTGATTTTGCCCTCCCGCAAATCATTGCCGGTGGGTTTGCCAATCACCTTGTCTTCGTAGTAGTCGAATATATCGTCCTTGATTTGGAAACAGAGTCCCAACTTCTCGCCAAACCGGCTCAACCGCTCGACATCGGCTTCGGGAGCCCCGGCGGCCAAAGCCCCCAGCTGCATGCAGGCATAAAAGAGCGAGGCCGTTTTGCGGCGAATCACCTCGAAATAGGCCTCCTCGTCGAGGCGGTGCGTACGGGCGTTGGAGAGTTGGTCTATCTCGCCACGTGCCAGTTCACGGCCCAAAGTACCCAGACTGGCCACGATGGCTATCTGCCGGGTCCGTACCGAACAGTCGAGCGCACACGACACGAAATAATCGCCGGTCAAGACGGCTATCCGATTGTCATACAGATGATTGATGGTGGGTAACCCCCGACGCTTCTGCGACTCGTCGACCACATCGTCGTGTATGAGGCTGGCATTGTGCAGCAACTCCAACGAGGCGGCCGCGTCGATTGCCGCCCGGGGTACCGGGCCGAACAACTTGGCGCACAGCAGCACCAGAATAGGCCTTATCTGCTTGCCCTTGCTTTCGAGATAAGTGTGTATCACCTCGTTCATCAAAGGACTGCTTGTATGCAGGGTCTCGGTAAGGGTCTTATTCAGTAAGTCGAGTTCGTCGGTTATAGGTTGCCGTATGACCAAAAGTTTATCCATATCCATTTATTCTGCTGCAAAAATAGTAATAAAACAAAAGAATCCGTATTTTTATCGTAATTTTACCGCATTGCAATGACGCTTTTTTAATTCTTATCTACAAACCGCATATTCGACATGCAAGAGAAACGACTTTTCCTGTTAGACGCCTACGCGCTCATCTACCGCTCTTATTATGCCTTCATCAAAAATCCCCGCATCAACTCCAAGGGAATAAACACCTCGGCCGTCCTGGGGTTTGTCAACACCCTCGAAGAGTTGCTCAAAAAGGAGAACCCCTCGCACATTGCCGTGGGATTCGACCCACAGGGGCCTACCTTTCGCCATGAAGCCTACGAGCAGTACAAGGCTCAGCGCGAAGAGACGCCCGAGGTGATTCGTTACTCGGTCCCCATCATCAAGGAGATTATCGGGGCCTACAACATACCCATCATCGAGGTGCCCCGTTTCGAGGCCGACGATGTGATAGGCACCCTGGCCAAACTGGCCGAAAAGGAGGGATTCGATACCTACATGATGACCCCCGACAAGGACTACGGCCAACTGGTATCGCCCCATATCTTCATGTACCGCCCCAAGTTCGGCGGCGATTTCGAGATACTGGGTCCCGAAGAGATCAAGGCCAAATACGGCATCGAGTCGCCCGAACAGGTCATCGACATACTGGGACTGATGGGCGACAGTTCTGACAACATACCGGGCTGTCCCGGTGTGGGCGAAAAGACGGCCGTGAAACTCATCGCCGATTTCGGTGGCATCGAGAATCTGCTGGCCCATACCGACCGTCTGAAAGGGGCGCTCAAAACCAAAATCGAGAGCAACCGCGAGCAAATCGAGTTCTCCCGCTTCCTGGCCACGATTCGCACCGACGTGCCCCTCACCTTCGACGAAGAGGCTCTGCGCCGCGAGCCGGTCAATGCCGAGAAGCTGCGCCCCATCTTCGAGGAGCTGGAATTCCGCAGCCTCACCGAACGGGTGCTGGGCAACAAACCGGCTACCGCAACGATGCCCAAACCGGCCACACAGCGTTCGCTCTTCGATCAAGCCGAACAACCGGAAACCTCGGAAACTCAGGCGGCACAACCGGCCGAATCGAAACTCACCGACATACACTCGGTCCCCCACACCTACCACCTGGTCGACACGACCGAGAAGATGTGGGACCTGGCTGCCCTGCTGGCCTGTGCCCCAGCCTTCGCCTTCGACTCCGAAACAACCGGCATCGACCCCATGAGCGTCGAGCTGGTGGGCCTCTCCTTTGCCCTCAAAGAGCACGAAGCCTACTATGTGCCCATACCCGACGACCAGCAGAAGGCCCGCGAAACGGTGCGCATCTTCAAATCGGCACTCGAAAACCCGGCCTCACTGAAAATCGGGCAAAACATCAAATACGACTACATCGTGCTGCACAACTACGGGGTCGAGGTCAAGGGCAACCTCTTCGACACCATGGTGGCCCACTACCTGTTGCAGCCCGAACAGTACCACAACATGGACTATCTGGCCAACGTCTACCTGGGCTACAAGCCGGTAGCCATCGAGGAGCTCATCGGCCCCAAGGGAAAGAAACAGCTCTCCATGCGGCAAGTACCCATCGAACAGATTTACCAATATGCCGCCGAAGACGCCGACGTAACCCTGCAACTGAAAAATCGCCTCGAAAAGGAGTTGACCCGCGAAAAGATGGAGAAACTCTTCTACGAGATGGAGATGCCCCTCACCCGCGTGCTTGCCGACATGGAGATTACCGGGGTAAACGTCGATACGGCCGAGTTGAAAAGCTCGTCCGACCTGCTCACCCGACGAATGGGCGAACTGGAACAGGAGATTTACCAACTGGCCGGGACTACCTTCAACGTCAGCTCGGCCCGACAGGTGGGCGAAATTCTTTTCGAGCGGCTCAAAATCGACGAGAAGGCCAAGAAGACCAAGACCGGGCAGTACTCCACCACCGAAGAGATTCTGGAAAAACTGCGCTCGCGCCACCCCATCGTAGGCAAGATTCTCGACCTGCGCGGCATACGCAAGCTGCTCAGCACCTATATCAACGCCCTGCCCGAACTGATTAACCCCCGAACGGGCAAGATTCACACCTCGTTCAACCAGACAGTGACGGCTACCGGTCGGCTCAGTTCGAGCAACCCCAACTTGCAGAACATTCCGATACGCGACAACGAGGGTCGCGAGATTCGCCGCGCCTTCGTGCCCGACCCGGGGTGCCTCTTCTTCTCGGCCGACTACTCCCAAATCGAATTGCGCATCATGGCCCACCTGAGCGGCGACCGCCACATGATCGAGGCCTTCCGCGAGGGGTCGGACATTCACGCCGCCACCGCAGCCAAGATTTACAAGGTGCCCATCGACGAGGTGACCTCCGACATGCGCCGGAAGGCCAAGACGGCCAACTTCGGCATCATCTACGGCATCTCGGTATTCGGTCTGGCCGAGCGGCTCAACATTCCCCGCAGCGAAGCCAAGGTGCTCATCGACGGCTATTTCGAGAGCTACCCGCAAATCAAGGAGTACATGAACAAGAGTATCGAGGTGGCCCGCGAAAAGGGATACGTCGAGACCATCTGCGGCCGCAAGCGCATGCTCCCCGACATTCACTCGCACAACAGCGTCGTGCGCGGATATGCCGAACGAAATGCCATCAACGCCCCAATCCAGGGCAGTGCGGCCGACATCATCAAGATTGCCATGATTCGCATTGCCCGACGGCTGGAAGAGGAGGGGTTGAAGAGCCGCATGATTCTGCAAGTGCACGACGAACTCAACTTCAACGTGCCGGCCGACGAACTCGACCGGGTGAAGGAGATTGTGTGCCAGGAGATGGAAAACGCCTACCCGCTGCAAGTGCCGCTGGTGGCCGACTACGGTACCGGACACAACTGGCTTGAAGCCCATTGACCCTAAAAATCGGGGCCGACAGGCCTCACGGCGACAAATAATTGTGTAACTTTGTGTCCCGGTTATGACGATTACAAGCATGGACATTCAAAGTTTTTCGGCACTCTTCAACACGCCGACGCGACGTGACGCCTTCCTGTCGCTGGTCAAGGACTCCAAGAAAAAGAATATTTTCATACAAGGGCTCGAAGGTTCGGCCCCGGCGCTGCTCTTCTCCAACCTGTTGGAGAACAAGCACCCTCACCTCATCATCGCCAACGACCTCGACGAAGCGGGGTACCTTTACAACGACCTGGTGCAGATCAACGGCAGCGACCACATCTTGCTCTTCCCCTCGGGCTACAAGCGCGACATCAAGTACGGACAGCCCGACCCGCCCTCCGAGATACTGAGGACCGAGGTGCTGAACCGGCTGAACCGGAAAGGTGACTCACTGCTGGTGGTTACCTACCCCGAGGCGCTCGCAGAGAAGGTGGTGCCGGTCGACACCCTTACCGACCAGACGCTCCACATCGACAAAAAGACGAAATGCGACATCATGGCCCTGGCCGACAAGTTGAGGGAACTCGGATTCAACGAGGTCGACTACGTCTACGAACCGGGACAGTTTGCCGTGCGAGGCAGTATTCTCGACGTCTTCTCGTTTACCAACGAGCTGCCCTACCGTATCGATTTCTTCGGCAAGGAGGTGGAGAGTATCCGCACCTTCGAGGTCGAGACCCAACTGTCGACCGAGCGGCTCGACGAGGTGTATATCGTCTCCAACATGAGCGGGAAAGAAACCTCGGGCATCTCGATGCTCGATTTCATCGATAAAAATGCCCTTCTCGTATGTCATAACCTCTCGTGGACGCTCGACCGGATAGAGGCCATTGCCTCGGAGTCGCTCTCGGAGCAGACCCTCATCGCCGAGGAGGGCGACCGCGATGCCATGAAGAAGGTCATCAACCCGGCTGAGTTCCGCCGGAAAGCCCTCTCGTTCCGCCGCATCGACTACGGCACATCGAGCGAGGCAGCCACCCCGGCCGTCATGCGGTTCGACTGCGCCCCGCAGGGTGTCTACCACAAGAATTTCGACCTCGTCAGCCAGTCATTCGCCCAATTCATCGAGAAAAAGTACACCATCTACATACTCAGCGACAGCGAGAAACAGATTGAGCGCCTGCAAGCCATCTTCGAGGAGCGGGGCGAATCCATCACCTTTACCCCCGTGCTGAAAACCCTGCACGAGGGATTCGTCGACAACGACCTGAAAATATGTTGTTTTACCGACCACCAGATTTTCGACCGCTTCCACAAGTATACGCTGAAAAGCGACCATGCCCGGTCGGGCAAACTGGCCCTCTCGCTCAAAGAGCTCAACCAGATCGAGGTGGGCGACTACATCGTGCACGTCGACCACGGTATCGGCCGCTTCGGCGGACTGATTCGCACCGAAATCAACGGCAAGATGCAGGAGGTCATCAAGCTCACCTACCAGAACGACGACATCATCTTTGTGAGCATACACGCCCTGCACAAGCTGGCCAAGTATCGCGGCAAGGAGGGTGAGACGCCCCGCGTCAACAAACTGGGCAGCGGCGCCTGGGAGCGCATGAAAGAGAAGACCAAGGGCAAGATGAAGGAGATTGCCCGCGACCTTATCAAACTCTATGCCGCCCGCAAGCAGGAGAAGGGCTTTGCCTTCTCGCCCGACTCGTTCCTGCAACAGGAGCTCGAAGCCTCGTTCATCTATGAGGATACGCCCGACCAAATCAAGTCGACGGCCGAGGTCAAGGCCGACATGGAACGCGAACGTCCCATGGACCGGCTCATCTGCGGCGATGTGGGTTTCGGCAAGACCGAGATTGCCATACGGGCTGCCTTCAAGGCCACCTGCGACAACAAGCAGGTGGCGGTGCTCGTGCCCACCACCGTGCTGGCCTTCCAGCACTACCAGACCTTCAAGGAGCGGTTGAAAGAGTTTCCCGTGCGCATCGAGTACCTCAGCCGGGCCCGCAAGGCTTCGGAGGTGAAAAAGATACTCAAAGACCTGGCCGACCGCAAAATCGACATCATTATCGGCACGCACAAGCTCATCGGGAAAGATGTGAAATTCAACGACCTGGGCTTGCTGATTATCGACGAGGAGCAGAAGTTCGGCGTAGCGGTCAAGGAGAAACTGAAACAGATGAAGGTCAATGTCGACACCCTCACCATGTCGGCCACCCCGATTCCCCGCACGCTGCAATTCTCGCTGATGGGAGCCCGCGACCTCTCGGTCATCTCCACACCGCCGGCCAACCGCTACCCCATACAGACCGAGGTGCACGCCTTCAACGACGACATCATCAAGGAGGCCATCAACTTCGAGATGAGCCGTGGCGGACAGGTATTCTTTGTCAACAACCGCATTCCGCAACTCTACGAACTCGAAAATACCATACACCGGCTGGTGCCCGACGCCCGCGTGGTCATCGGCCACGGACAGATGCCGCCCGAAAAACTGGAACAGGCCATCATCGACTTTGTCAACTACGACTACGACGTGCTGCTGGCCACCACCATCATCGAGTCGGGTATCGATATGCCCAACACCAACACCATCATCATCAACGATGCCCAGAACTTCGGGTTGAGCGAGCTGCACCAGCTGCGCGGCCGGGTGGGCCGCAGCAACCGCAAGGCCTTCTGCTACCTGCTCACACCGCCGCGTCACACCTTCTCGGTCGACGCCCGTCGGCGGTTACAGGCCATCGAGAGTTTCTCGGAGCTGGGCAGCGGCATACACATCGCCATGCAGGACCTCGACATACGGGGGGCAGGCAATCTGCTTGGAGCCGAACAGAGCGGTTTCATCGCCGATTTGGGCTATGAGACCTACCAAAAAATCCTGAAAGAGGCGGTCGACGAGTTGAAAAACGACGAGTTCAGCGACCTCTACTACGGGGCCGACTCCGACGCGAAACCCGAGGAGTTCGTCTCGGAGTGTACCATCGAGTCGGATCTCGAAATTCTATTCCCGGCCGACTACGTGCCGCAGGAATCGGAACGCATCTCGCTCTACCAGGAGCTCGACAACATGGAGCGGGAGACCGACATACGCCAGTTCTGCGAACGGCTCGAAGACCGTTTCGGACGTATTCCCCACGAGGCCATGGAGCTAATCCGTGTCGTGCGGCTACGGCGCCTCGCCAAGCAGCTGGGTATCGAAAAGGTGGGATTGAAACAGGGACAGATGTATCTCTACTTCGTCTCTGACGAACATGTGGCCTACTACCAGTCGGCCGCCTTCGGCCGCATACTCGCCTATCTGCAAAAGTACCCCCGCCAGTGCAAACTGCGCGAAATAAACGGACGCCGTTCGCTGGCCATCAAGGATATTATTTCGGTGGAATCGGCGGTTGCGGTGCTTGAGGAGGTGTTGCAGACGACACCGGTTTAGCGGCCGACGACGCAGCCTGCCGCATCGTGCCGAAGGGAATGCCCCACAACTCGTCGGGGTGATGACCGGCGGTAAGCAGGGCGGCATTGATGTAGTCGCGGCTCGACGGATTCTGGAAGGGATAGAGGCCGAACCGTGGCATGATGGCGGCATAGTGCTCGAAAATCTCCGATTGAATCGACTCGTAGCTCACCCAGTCGGTATTGGTCGAGAAGCAGTAGAGCTGCAAGGGCAGCCCGTTGTCGTTCGGGTCGAGCGCCCGCACCATCAGAATCATCTGCCCGCCGATGAACTTGTGATGTTGCAGATAGAGTGTCATGTAGGCCCGGAAAAGTCCCAGATTTGTCTCGATGGTCCCGTTCACCAACCCCTCGCTGTTTTGGGTATTCTCCACGATGCCGCGTTGCTGTTGAGCCTCTTTTTTTTCGATGAAATCGCGCAAAATATCCATTTCCTTCATCTTTTCCAGAAACTCGGGCGTACAGAATTTCACCGTACTCAGATCGATGGTAAACGAACGCATGATGCGTCGGCCGCCCGCTTCGGTCATGCCTCGCCAGTTCTGCACCTCGCCCGACACCAGCGAGTAGGGAGGCAAGGTCACTATCGTGTTGTCGAAGTTCTGAACCTTCACCGTATCGAGCGACACATCGATGACGATACCGTTCACACTGCCGCCCGGCACCACAATCCAGTCGCCGTTGCGAATCATGTCGTTTTGCGACAGCTGCACCCCCGCCACAAAACCCAGGATACTGTCTTTGAAGACCAGCATCAACACCGCGGCAAAGGCCCCCAGCCCGGTAATCAGGGCCATGGGTGAACGCTCGATGAGAATCGACACGGCTACGATGACCCAGAAACCGGCCAGTAGCCCTTTGATGATTTGAATCATACCCTTCATGGGACGGTTGCGCAAAGCGGTGCGACTCGAATAGAACTTCCAGAAGACCGACAACTGGGTGTTGATGGAAAAGACGATGACCCCCAGTATGTAAATCCAGCACAACTTTTCGATGAGTTTCAAGAAAACCGGCGTCCCGTGAAAGGCAAAGGGGAGCAACGCCACAATGACCAGTGGCGGAATGATGTGAGTGAGGCGGGTAAAGATATGAGCCTCGACCAGCGACTTCAACAGATAGCTTCCCCGATACCGGGCCACACGGTGAATCACATAAATGACGACGGCCCGCAGTATGCGACCCACCACAATGGCTATTACAAAAACCAGCACCCCGTACACAATGCGGTCCCACACCGGCGAGGGCGAACCGGTGAGGCGCAACAACAAATCCGACACCCACTCCATCAGCCGGTCGGCTATTTCATACGCTTTTTTCATCGCTTCTCTTTTCCCCTAAAAACGTCCCGCAGGGGTGTTGGGTTCACCCCCGGCGGCATCTCCTACCCGTTTTTACTGCAACGGATTCGACAACCCTGCCGGGAATAAACGACCAACGTATGAAAAGATTAGTTATCTTTGCAGCGCCTGAATGGATAGGAGACTATCCGGTTTCGCCGAATAATCAATAAAATATACGATATAATGAGTTTACAATGTGGCATAGTCGGGCTGCCCAACGTGGGCAAATCGACGCTTTTCAACTGTTTGTCCAACGCCAAAGCGCAATCGGCAAACTTCCCGTTCTGTACCATCGAGCCCAATGTGGGTGTCATCACCGTTCCCGATGAGCGGTTGAACAAACTGGCCGAATTGGTTCACCCCCAACGCATCGTCCCCACGACGGTCGAGATTGTCGACATTGCCGGACTGGTGAAAGGGGCCAGCAAAGGGGAAGGCCTGGGCAACAAATTCCTCGCCAACATACGGGAGACCGACGCCATTCTGCACGTGCTCCGTTGCTTCGACGACGACAACATCACCCACGTCGACGGGTCGGTCAATCCCGTGAGAGACAAGGAGATTATCGACTTTGAGCTGCAACTCAAAGACTTGGAGACCATCGAGTCGCGCATCTCGAAAGTTCAGAAACAGGCCCAGACCGGCGGCGACAAGGCGGCCAAAATCGCCTACGAGGTACTGAGCCGCTACAAAGAGGCACTCGAACAGGGCAAACCGGCACGTACCGTGACCTTCGAAACCAAAGACGAACAGAAGATTGCCCACGACCTCTTCCTGCTCACCAACAAACCGGTGATGTATATCTGCAACGTCGACGACGCCAGCGCCGTGTCGGGCAACAAATATGTCGACATGGTGCGCGAGGCAGTCAAGGAGGAGAACGCCCAGATACTGATTGTGGCTGCCAAGACCGAATCGGAGATTGCCGAGTTCGAAACCTACGAAGAGCGCCAGATGTTCCTCAACGAAATCGGGCTCAAAGAGTCGGGCGTATCGCGTCTGATTCGGGCCGCTTACAGCCTGCTCAACCTCGAAACCTATTTCACCGCCGGACCTCAGGAGGTACGTGCCTGGACCTACCTGAAAGGGAGCAAGGCTCCGCAATGCGCGGGCATTATCCACACCGACTTTGAAAAGGGCTTCATTCGGGCCGAGGTCATCAAGTATGACGACTACATCGCCCTCGGGTCGGAAAACGCCTGCAAGGAGGCTGGAAAGATGTATATCGAGGGGAAGGACTACGTGGTACAGGACGGCGACATCATGCACTTCCGCTTCAACGTATAGGCGATAAGAAGAGTATCACTCTTTACATACACAGAAGGGCGGCGAATCCATCGAAATTCGCCGCCCTTCTGTTATCGTTCAATCCCGAAACGGGAAAAATCTTTTACTGCTTTTTTACCGGAAGATTCAGAATCTTGGCATAGCGGGCCTCGTCGTTGAGAATACCGCAAGCCTCCTCCAAATCCTTGTCGTTCTTGATCGACTCGATGATTTCGCCCTTCTGGTAATAGTAGCGTTTGACAATCTCGATTGAGAGCAGTTGCGCGATTTCATCGCGAAAAGTCTCCAAGTCGCGGTCCAAATCGTGGTTCAGCGAAGCTGCCAAGGCCTCGAACTGCTTTTGGGTATTTTCGTCGAAATAGCCCTCAAACTTGGCTACCTCCTTCAAATCGTCCAAGATGCGTTCGCTCTGCTTGTCATACTTGAAGTTCTTCGACTTGACATAGGCCTTGAAATCGTCGTACACCGAGTCGGGCAACACGAAATCCCGGGCAGGAGCAATCGAGTCGTGCCGGGCGGCAAACCGGGTAGCGTAGTCGAAGAAATAGAAATCTTTCATCAAGTAGTAACTGATGTTGCCCCGGCGCTCTACCGTGGTCTCGATATCGGGCTTGATGCCACCCCCGTCTCGCACGATGCGGCCGTGGGCAGTCTTGAACTCGTGGG
It contains:
- the ychF gene encoding redox-regulated ATPase YchF; the encoded protein is MSLQCGIVGLPNVGKSTLFNCLSNAKAQSANFPFCTIEPNVGVITVPDERLNKLAELVHPQRIVPTTVEIVDIAGLVKGASKGEGLGNKFLANIRETDAILHVLRCFDDDNITHVDGSVNPVRDKEIIDFELQLKDLETIESRISKVQKQAQTGGDKAAKIAYEVLSRYKEALEQGKPARTVTFETKDEQKIAHDLFLLTNKPVMYICNVDDASAVSGNKYVDMVREAVKEENAQILIVAAKTESEIAEFETYEERQMFLNEIGLKESGVSRLIRAAYSLLNLETYFTAGPQEVRAWTYLKGSKAPQCAGIIHTDFEKGFIRAEVIKYDDYIALGSENACKEAGKMYIEGKDYVVQDGDIMHFRFNV
- a CDS encoding mechanosensitive ion channel family protein; amino-acid sequence: MKKAYEIADRLMEWVSDLLLRLTGSPSPVWDRIVYGVLVFVIAIVVGRILRAVVIYVIHRVARYRGSYLLKSLVEAHIFTRLTHIIPPLVIVALLPFAFHGTPVFLKLIEKLCWIYILGVIVFSINTQLSVFWKFYSSRTALRNRPMKGMIQIIKGLLAGFWVIVAVSILIERSPMALITGLGAFAAVLMLVFKDSILGFVAGVQLSQNDMIRNGDWIVVPGGSVNGIVIDVSLDTVKVQNFDNTIVTLPPYSLVSGEVQNWRGMTEAGGRRIMRSFTIDLSTVKFCTPEFLEKMKEMDILRDFIEKKEAQQQRGIVENTQNSEGLVNGTIETNLGLFRAYMTLYLQHHKFIGGQMILMVRALDPNDNGLPLQLYCFSTNTDWVSYESIQSEIFEHYAAIMPRFGLYPFQNPSSRDYINAALLTAGHHPDELWGIPFGTMRQAASSAAKPVSSATPPQAPQPPIPPK